The genomic segment GATAACTTTTACAGTATCACCTTTTTTAATTTTCATAGCTGACATTAGGCACCCTCCTATAATACTTCCGGAGCTAAGGAAACGATCTTCATGAATTTCTTTTCACGAAGCTCTCTGGCAACTGGTCCAAAGATACGTGTTCCTCTCGGAGTTAAGTCGTCTTTAATGATTACGGCAGCATTTTCATCGAAACGGATGTAAGATCCGTCTTTACGACGAGCGCCTTTTTTAGTTCTAACTACAACAGCTTTTACAACGTCACCTTTTTTAACAACGCCGCCTGGTGTTGCATCTTTAACAGTAGCAACGATTGTATCGCCAATGCTTGCATATCTTCTTGTAGAGCCGCCCATAACACGAATACAAAGGATTTCTTTTGCACCAGTGTTGTCGGCAACTTTCAGTCTAGTTTCCTGCTGGATCATACTGGTTTCCTCCTTATTTAACTTTCTCTACGATTTCAACCAGTCTCCATCTTTTATCCTTGGATAACGGTCTGGTTTCCATAACTTTTACGGTATCACCGATATTGCACTCATTGTTTTCGTCATGAGCTTTTAATTTATATGTTCTCTTCACGATCTTTTTGTAAAGAGGATGTTTTACATGGTCTTCAATAGCAACTACAATGGTCTTGTCCATCTTATTGCTGACAACCTTACCCACGCGGGTTTTTCTCAGATTTCTTTCCACGATAGTTTCCTCCTATTATTTGGAAGCGTTAGCCTGCTCAGTAATTACTGTCTGGATTCTTGCAATGTTCTTGCGAACCTCTTTAATGCGGCTTGTATTCTCTAATTGATTAGTTGCATTCTGAAATCTCAGATTGAAAAGTTCTTTTTTAGCAGCTACTAATTCTTCATTTAATTCTGCAGCTGATTTTGCCTTTAAATCTTCCACGAATTTATTAATTTTCACTGTTATCACCGCCTTCTAAGTCTGCACGAGAAACGATTTTACATTTACATGGTAACTTGTGCATCGCAAGACGTAATGCTTCACGAGCGATTTCCTCGGAAACGCCTGCGATTTCGAACATTACACGTCCTGGCTTAACAACTGCTACCCAGTATTCGAGAGCACCTTTTCCGGAACCCATTCGTGTTTCTGCTGGTTTCGCTGTTACTGGTTTATCTGGGAAAATCTTGATCCAAACCTGACCACCACGTTTGATATAACGAGTCATAGCAACACGGGCTGCTTCGATCTGGTTGGAACGGATCCAACACGGTTCGGTTGCAACAAGTCCGAATTCACCATAATTGATCTTATTACCTCTAAGGGCTTTTCCTCTCATGGAGCCACGGAATTGTTTACGACGTTTTACTCTTTTTGGCATTAACATTATTTATCGCTCCCTTCCTTAGTTCCTTTTGTTGGAAGTACTTCGCCATTGTAGACCCAAGCTTTTACGCCAACTTTGCCGTATGTTGTGTCTGCTTCTGCGAATCCATAGTCAATATCTGCACGAAGTGTCTGAAGCGGAATAGTTCCTTCGCTGTAGAACTCTGTACGAGCCATATCAGCACCGCCAAGACGTCCGGATACGGATGTTTTGATACCTTTAGCTCCGGCCTTCATTGTTCTCTGCATTGTAGATTTCATAGCACGTCTGAAAGAGATACGGTTCTCAAGCTGAAGTGCGATATTCTCTGCTACTAACTGAGCGTCTTTGTCTGGTCTCTTTACTTCTTTGATATCTACGATAAGTTTCTTGTCTGTGAATTTCTTTAATTCAGCTTTAACTTTTTCGATCTCAGCTCCGCCTTTACCGATTACGATACCAGGTTTAGCTGTGTAGATGATGATCTTAACTCTGTCAGATGCTCTCTCGATCTCGATCTTGGAAACACCTGCGCTGTATAATTTCTTTTTAAGGAATGTTCTGATGTTGTAGTCTTCTACCAGGTAATCAGCGAAGTCTGCATCAGCATACCATCTTGAATCCCAATCCTTGATAACACCGACTCTAAGGCCATGTGGGTTAACTTTCTGTCCCATGCTTTTCCTCCTTATCTTTCATCCAGCACGATGGTGATATGGCTTGTTCTCTTCTCGATTCTGTAAGCTCTACCCTGTGCTCTTGGCTGAATTCTCTTCATTGTAGGTCCTTTATCTGCATAGCAGGCTGCAACGTAGAGGTTGTCTGCATTCATTCCGTTGTTGTTTTCAGCATTTGCAATTGCTGACTCAAGAAGTTTCTTGATAACGCTGGAAGCGTATCTTGGGTTGTATGTTAAGATACCAAGTGCTGTCTGCACATCTTTACCGCGGATTACATCTAACACGTAGCAGGCTTTCTGAACAGAAATTCTTGCATAAGATAATTTTGCAGACGGTCTTGTCTCTCTATTACTCTCATTTCTGGCTCTTTTTATCTGGCTTCTATGTCCCTTTGCCATTTTAAAGTGCCTCCTTTCCTCTTTCTCTCAATATCAGGTTAACCTGTCCGCTGTCTTGTAGGCAGCAGACAGAATATAAAGTCAAATACTAGCGAACACCGGATTTCTTTTCGTCTTTTCCGTGTCCTCTGTAAGTTCTGGTTGCAACGAACTCACCGAGTTTGTGGCCAACCATATCTTCTGTTACATATACCGGCACGTGTTTTCTTCCGTCATGGACAGCGATTGTGTGTCCTACGAAGGACGGGAAGATTGTAGAACGGCGTGACCAGGTTTTGATAACGGATTTGTCATTTGCAGCGTTTAATGCGTCTACTTTTTTAAGTAAGCTGGCATCTGCAAAAGGTCCTTTTTTCAGTGAACGAGACATGCTTAATCCTCCTTATTATTTCGATAATGCTTTTCCATCGCGTCTTCTTACGATGAGCTTGTTGGACGGTTTGTTTTTCTTTCTTGTCTTCAGACCAAGAGCAGGTTTTCCCCATGGAGTACATGGACCTGGACGACCGATACCGGTCTTTCCTTCACCACCACCATGTGGATGGTCATTCGGGTTCATTACGGAACCACGAACAGTAGGTCTGATACCCATGTTACGTTTACGTCCGGCTTTACCGATGTTAATCAGGTTGTGATCTCCGTTTCCGACAACGCCTACAGATGCGCGGCATACGATCGGAACCATTCTCATTTCACCAGATGGCAGACGCAGTGTTGCGTATTTGCCTTCTTTAGCCATTAACTGAGCGCCGTTTCCAGCAGAACGAACCATCTGTCCGCCCTTTCCAGGATGAAGCTCAATGTTGTGTACCATAGTACCAACCGGGATAAGCTCTAATGGTAAGCAGTTACCAACACGAACTTCTGCATCAGCTCCGTTCATGATTTTCTGACCTACTTTTAAGCCTTCCGGTGCGAGGATATATGCTTTCTCGCCATCTACATAAGAGATTAAAGCGATGTTTGCTGTTCTGTTTGGATCATACTCGATGGAAACTACTGTTGCAGGGATTCCATCTTTTCTTCTCTTGAAGTCGATGATTCTGTATTTTCTTCTGCTTCCGCCTCCGCGGTGTCTAACTGTAATCTTACCCTGGTTGTTACGTCCAGCGTTTTTCTTTAAAGACACGGTAAGAGATTTCTCTGGTGTAGATTTTGTAATCTCTGAGAAATCGGAACCAGTCATATGTCTTCTAGACGGTGTATATGGGTTATAACTTTTGATTCCCATTTTTGTTCTCCTTTCAAATTTGTCCTCACGCTTTTGAATGCGTATACTCGCGATAATCAGAGTGCCGAAGATTCATAAGAAGCAAAGCTTCCGAAGTGGCACTCGTACCGCATGGGCTATCAATTAAAGTCCTTCGAAGATTTCGATATCTTTGCTGTCTTCTGTCAGAGCTACGATAGCTTTTTTGGTTTTAGCAGTTGTTCCAACTGTCATACCACGGCGTTTTTTCTTTCCATCCATATTCATGGTGTTAACGCTCTTTACTTTTGTTCCTTCGAACATTTTCTCTACAGCTTCTTTAATCTGAGATTTGTTTGCTTCCGGATGAACTAAGAAAGTGTATTTCTTTTCAGCCATTGCATTCATAGATTTTTCTGTAATCACTGGTTTCTTGATTACGTCATAGTACTTGATATCAGCCATTATGCATATACCTCCTCGATGGATGCTACAGCATCTTTGGTTACGATTACGGTGTTGTGGTTCATAACATCGTATACGTTGATAGTACTTGGAGTTGCAGTCTGAACATCAGTGATGTTTCTTGCGGAAAGGATTACGTTCTTGTCATCTGTTGCTGTGATAACCAGAGCTTTCTCAGCTTTCAGGTTTGTAAGAACTTTCTGCATTTCCTTTGTCTTAACATCTGCTAATGTAAGAGCATCAACAACTACTAATTTATTGTCCTGAACTTTGGAAGTCAGAGCAGATTTTAAAGCAGCTCTTCTTTCTTTCTTGTTCATTTTTACTTCATAATCTCTTGGTACCGGAGCGAATACAACACCGCCGCCAGTCCACTGTGGTGCACGGATGGAACCCTGTCTAGCATGACCTGTTCCTTTCTGTCTCCACGGTTTTCTTCCGCCGCCGCTTACTTCAGAACGTGTTTTAGCTTTCTGAGTACCCTGGCGATTATTTGCAAGCTGACGAACAACAGCAAGGTGAACAAGATGCTCATTGACTTCTACGCCGAATACTGCATCATTCAGTTCCATTGTTCCAACTTCGTTGCCTTCCATATTATAAACAGTTACGTTTGCCATTTGTGTGCTCCTCCTTTCTTATTATAAGGACTTTACTGTCTCTTTGATAGTAACCAAAGATTTCTTAGGTCCTGGAACAGCACCTTTAACTAACAGTAAGTTATTTTCTGTATCTACGCGTACGATCTCAAGGTTCTGTACAGTAACCTGAACATTTCCCATATGACCTGGCATGTGTTTTCCTTTGAATACCTTGCTCGGATCAGAACAAGCACCATTGGAACCTGCATGACGGTGATATTTGGAACCGTGAGCCATAGGTCCTCTTGACTGACCATGTCTCTTGATCGCACCCTGGAAACCTTTACCTTTGGAAACAGCTGTTGCATCAATGTGATCGCCGTCTGCAAAGATATCAGCTTTAATTTCCTGTCCTACTGTATATTCAGCAGCGTTATCAAATCTGAACTCTTTAACGAATCTCTTTACTGCAACGCCAGCTTTGTCAAAGTGTCCTTTTTCCGGTTTGTTAACAAGGCTTTCTCTGATGTCTCCGAATCCAACCTGAACTGCTTCGTATCCATCGTTCTCTTCTGTCTTAACCTGAGTTACGACACAAGGACCAGCCTGTAAAACTGTTACCGGAATCAACTGGCCGTCTTCATTGAAGATCTGAGTCATTCCGACTTTAGTAGCTAAAATAGCTTTCTTCATTCTTTCTTCCTCCTTATAGCGGATTACCGATTACCGGCAATCATATAGTAAATAGCTTAATGCTTATAGCATTATCAAATTGGGGTTGATGACTAATTATTTAGTCTTCATCTTGATATCGATGTTAACACCTGCTGGCATTTCCAGTCTTGACAGAGCATCTACTGTCTTCTGTGTTGGTGTAAGGATATCGATCAGTCTCTTATGAGTTCTCTGTTCGAACTGTTCTCTGGAATCTTTGTATTTATGAACGGCTCTTAAGATTGTAACAACCTCTTTCTTAGTTGGAAGTGGAACCGGTCCGCTTACCATTGCTCCGTTCTTTTTAACAGTCTCGATGATTTTTGCTGCTGATGCATCTACTAACTGATGATCATAAGCCTTTAATGTGATTCTCATTACCTGATTTGCCATAAAAAAAGTCTCCTCCTATTCGTACTTTTCAAGCAGT from the Blautia wexlerae DSM 19850 genome contains:
- the rplN gene encoding 50S ribosomal protein L14, with product MIQQETRLKVADNTGAKEILCIRVMGGSTRRYASIGDTIVATVKDATPGGVVKKGDVVKAVVVRTKKGARRKDGSYIRFDENAAVIIKDDLTPRGTRIFGPVARELREKKFMKIVSLAPEVL
- the rpsQ gene encoding 30S ribosomal protein S17, with protein sequence MERNLRKTRVGKVVSNKMDKTIVVAIEDHVKHPLYKKIVKRTYKLKAHDENNECNIGDTVKVMETRPLSKDKRWRLVEIVEKVK
- the rpmC gene encoding 50S ribosomal protein L29, whose translation is MKINKFVEDLKAKSAAELNEELVAAKKELFNLRFQNATNQLENTSRIKEVRKNIARIQTVITEQANASK
- the rplP gene encoding 50S ribosomal protein L16, with amino-acid sequence MLMPKRVKRRKQFRGSMRGKALRGNKINYGEFGLVATEPCWIRSNQIEAARVAMTRYIKRGGQVWIKIFPDKPVTAKPAETRMGSGKGALEYWVAVVKPGRVMFEIAGVSEEIAREALRLAMHKLPCKCKIVSRADLEGGDNSEN
- the rpsC gene encoding 30S ribosomal protein S3, with amino-acid sequence MGQKVNPHGLRVGVIKDWDSRWYADADFADYLVEDYNIRTFLKKKLYSAGVSKIEIERASDRVKIIIYTAKPGIVIGKGGAEIEKVKAELKKFTDKKLIVDIKEVKRPDKDAQLVAENIALQLENRISFRRAMKSTMQRTMKAGAKGIKTSVSGRLGGADMARTEFYSEGTIPLQTLRADIDYGFAEADTTYGKVGVKAWVYNGEVLPTKGTKEGSDK
- the rplV gene encoding 50S ribosomal protein L22, with the translated sequence MAKGHRSQIKRARNESNRETRPSAKLSYARISVQKACYVLDVIRGKDVQTALGILTYNPRYASSVIKKLLESAIANAENNNGMNADNLYVAACYADKGPTMKRIQPRAQGRAYRIEKRTSHITIVLDER
- the rpsS gene encoding 30S ribosomal protein S19; translated protein: MSRSLKKGPFADASLLKKVDALNAANDKSVIKTWSRRSTIFPSFVGHTIAVHDGRKHVPVYVTEDMVGHKLGEFVATRTYRGHGKDEKKSGVR
- the rplB gene encoding 50S ribosomal protein L2, with the translated sequence MGIKSYNPYTPSRRHMTGSDFSEITKSTPEKSLTVSLKKNAGRNNQGKITVRHRGGGSRRKYRIIDFKRRKDGIPATVVSIEYDPNRTANIALISYVDGEKAYILAPEGLKVGQKIMNGADAEVRVGNCLPLELIPVGTMVHNIELHPGKGGQMVRSAGNGAQLMAKEGKYATLRLPSGEMRMVPIVCRASVGVVGNGDHNLINIGKAGRKRNMGIRPTVRGSVMNPNDHPHGGGEGKTGIGRPGPCTPWGKPALGLKTRKKNKPSNKLIVRRRDGKALSK
- the rplW gene encoding 50S ribosomal protein L23; translated protein: MADIKYYDVIKKPVITEKSMNAMAEKKYTFLVHPEANKSQIKEAVEKMFEGTKVKSVNTMNMDGKKKRRGMTVGTTAKTKKAIVALTEDSKDIEIFEGL
- the rplD gene encoding 50S ribosomal protein L4, with amino-acid sequence MANVTVYNMEGNEVGTMELNDAVFGVEVNEHLVHLAVVRQLANNRQGTQKAKTRSEVSGGGRKPWRQKGTGHARQGSIRAPQWTGGGVVFAPVPRDYEVKMNKKERRAALKSALTSKVQDNKLVVVDALTLADVKTKEMQKVLTNLKAEKALVITATDDKNVILSARNITDVQTATPSTINVYDVMNHNTVIVTKDAVASIEEVYA
- the rplC gene encoding 50S ribosomal protein L3; its protein translation is MKKAILATKVGMTQIFNEDGQLIPVTVLQAGPCVVTQVKTEENDGYEAVQVGFGDIRESLVNKPEKGHFDKAGVAVKRFVKEFRFDNAAEYTVGQEIKADIFADGDHIDATAVSKGKGFQGAIKRHGQSRGPMAHGSKYHRHAGSNGACSDPSKVFKGKHMPGHMGNVQVTVQNLEIVRVDTENNLLLVKGAVPGPKKSLVTIKETVKSL
- the rpsJ gene encoding 30S ribosomal protein S10 → MANQVMRITLKAYDHQLVDASAAKIIETVKKNGAMVSGPVPLPTKKEVVTILRAVHKYKDSREQFEQRTHKRLIDILTPTQKTVDALSRLEMPAGVNIDIKMKTK